A single region of the Pseudomonas sp. B21-023 genome encodes:
- a CDS encoding efflux RND transporter periplasmic adaptor subunit, translating into MLRGFRLALTLGLLHLPLAQAGDPPADPLLDTPAASSAGQNPRGVLRARDQAVLSSELAGRIVEMPYADGQDFKQGSTLARFDCSAYQAQLNAAQAAVRAAREELNHNRQLAALKSVGQFEVSLAEAKQAQAQAEAQVYQVQVRRCVVSAPFDGRVVQRRAQPHESVASGSPLLEVVDNRSLEIHLLVPSRWLGQLKQGQPFEFVPDETGKPLQAQVKRVGARIDEGSQTLLLIGELPRDSQGLLAGMSGTAHFAAQP; encoded by the coding sequence ATGCTTCGCGGTTTCCGTCTGGCTTTGACCCTGGGTCTGTTGCACCTGCCGCTGGCGCAGGCCGGCGACCCACCCGCCGACCCCTTGCTCGATACCCCCGCTGCGTCCAGCGCCGGGCAGAATCCCCGTGGTGTGCTGCGTGCCCGTGACCAGGCCGTGCTGTCCAGTGAGCTGGCCGGGCGCATCGTCGAGATGCCCTATGCCGATGGCCAGGACTTCAAGCAGGGCAGCACCCTGGCGCGCTTCGATTGCAGCGCCTACCAGGCCCAGCTCAACGCCGCCCAGGCCGCCGTGCGCGCTGCCCGCGAGGAACTCAACCACAACCGCCAACTGGCCGCGCTGAAGTCGGTCGGCCAGTTCGAGGTGTCGTTGGCCGAGGCCAAGCAGGCCCAGGCCCAGGCCGAGGCCCAGGTGTACCAGGTACAGGTCCGGCGCTGCGTGGTCAGCGCGCCGTTCGATGGCCGGGTGGTTCAGCGCCGGGCCCAGCCCCATGAAAGCGTCGCCAGTGGGTCACCGCTGCTTGAGGTGGTGGACAACCGCTCGCTGGAGATCCACCTGCTGGTGCCCTCGCGTTGGCTGGGGCAGCTCAAGCAAGGCCAGCCGTTCGAGTTCGTTCCCGATGAAACCGGCAAGCCGCTGCAGGCACAGGTCAAGCGCGTCGGCGCACGGATCGACGAGGGCAGCCAGACGTTGCTGCTGATCGGCGAGCTGCCCCGTGACAGCCAGGGGCTGCTGGCCGGCATGAGCGGCACCGCCCACTTCGCCGCACAACCATGA
- the gabP gene encoding GABA permease, with protein MNTVGTDGNLAQGFKPRHVTMLSIAGIIGAGLFVGSGHAIAAAGPATILSYFVAGTLVVLVMRMLGEMAVAHPDTGSFSTYADQAIGRWAGYTIGWLYWWFWVLVIPIEALAAGHVLNAWFPQVDSWIFALASVLLLACTNLFSVAKYGEFEFWFAILKVTAILGFIGLGFAALAGWLPEREVSGLSTLVDEHGGFAPKGWSAVVGAFITVMFSFIGTEAVTIAASESSDPARNIAKATRSVIWRISTFYILSIFVIISVVPWNDPQLAVVGSYQRALEIMNIPNAALMVDFVVLVAVTSCMNSSIYIASRMMYSLAKRGDAPALLKNTSRVGVPRAAVFGSTLIGAAIAILNYFAPKGVFEFLLASSGAIALLVYLVIAISQLRMRARLERESANLKFRMWLFPWLTWAVILFIGGALAVMMFTEEHRAEVTATLSLAIVISFLGIITTRGHARGAAAAGSAR; from the coding sequence ATGAACACCGTGGGAACTGATGGCAACCTTGCTCAAGGTTTCAAGCCACGTCACGTAACGATGCTGTCCATCGCCGGCATCATCGGCGCGGGACTTTTCGTCGGCTCCGGACATGCCATCGCGGCAGCCGGGCCCGCCACCATTCTTTCCTATTTCGTCGCCGGCACCCTGGTGGTACTGGTCATGCGCATGCTCGGTGAAATGGCCGTGGCCCATCCTGATACCGGCTCGTTCTCCACCTATGCCGACCAGGCCATCGGGCGCTGGGCCGGCTATACCATCGGCTGGCTGTACTGGTGGTTCTGGGTGCTGGTGATCCCCATCGAGGCGCTGGCCGCTGGGCATGTGCTCAACGCCTGGTTCCCCCAAGTGGACAGCTGGATCTTCGCCCTGGCCTCGGTGCTGTTGCTGGCCTGCACCAACCTGTTCAGCGTGGCCAAGTACGGCGAGTTCGAATTCTGGTTCGCCATTCTCAAGGTCACCGCGATTCTCGGCTTCATCGGCCTGGGTTTTGCCGCACTGGCAGGCTGGTTGCCGGAGCGCGAGGTCAGTGGATTGAGCACACTGGTCGACGAGCATGGCGGCTTCGCCCCCAAGGGCTGGTCGGCGGTGGTCGGTGCCTTTATCACCGTGATGTTCAGTTTCATCGGCACCGAGGCGGTGACCATCGCTGCCTCCGAGTCCAGCGATCCGGCGCGCAACATCGCCAAGGCCACCCGTTCGGTGATCTGGCGCATCAGTACGTTCTATATCCTGTCGATCTTCGTGATCATCTCGGTGGTGCCCTGGAATGACCCGCAGTTGGCTGTGGTGGGCTCCTACCAGCGCGCGCTGGAGATCATGAACATCCCCAACGCCGCGCTGATGGTCGACTTTGTGGTGCTGGTAGCGGTGACCAGTTGCATGAACTCGTCGATCTACATCGCCTCGCGGATGATGTACTCGCTGGCCAAGCGCGGCGATGCGCCAGCGCTGCTGAAGAACACTTCACGGGTTGGCGTGCCGCGTGCGGCGGTGTTCGGCAGCACCCTGATCGGCGCGGCCATCGCCATTCTCAACTACTTCGCGCCCAAGGGCGTGTTCGAGTTCCTGCTGGCCAGCTCCGGCGCCATTGCCTTGCTGGTGTACCTGGTGATCGCCATTTCGCAGTTGCGCATGCGTGCACGGCTGGAGCGCGAGAGCGCCAACCTCAAGTTCCGCATGTGGCTGTTCCCCTGGCTGACCTGGGCGGTGATCCTGTTCATCGGCGGCGCACTGGCCGTGATGATGTTCACCGAGGAACACCGCGCCGAGGTCACCGCCACCTTGAGCCTGGCGATCGTGATCTCGTTCCTCGGCATCATCACCACCCGGGGGCATGCGCGGGGCGCCGCAGCAGCAGGCTCTGCGCGTTGA
- a CDS encoding magnesium transporter CorA family protein, whose amino-acid sequence MIESYSLAHGQLRKREGLDCEVLLFVEPDSAERELLQAWFHLDAHALASALDPDEVSRIELHRDGLFLIWKRPESYTGGDSFVFQVSSFGMLMVDGHLVLIAPDASLLDGLGQRHALHDPMDVLLAILLDNLHHYLGHLKVIKMVARELQQRFEQSLENHHLMQMFNLSESLIHYINAIHSNGAVLSRLRAHGEKRHFNPEVLALIDDLVIENNQCHKQAEIYSTVLAGLMDARGNLANNAMNETLRKLTLINVVFLPLNLIASIGGMSEFSMMTAGVPWWLAYAVLVLAMLLLGVLMVLALKRLARGRRPVVPLAQTERPVARPAPSFPGIANWRAP is encoded by the coding sequence ATGATCGAAAGCTATAGCCTGGCCCATGGCCAGTTGCGCAAGCGTGAAGGACTCGATTGCGAGGTGCTGCTGTTCGTAGAACCGGACAGCGCCGAGCGTGAGCTGTTGCAGGCTTGGTTCCACCTGGATGCCCATGCCCTGGCGTCGGCACTCGACCCGGACGAGGTGTCACGCATCGAACTTCACCGCGATGGCCTGTTCCTGATCTGGAAACGCCCGGAGAGCTACACCGGGGGCGACAGCTTCGTCTTCCAAGTGTCCTCGTTCGGCATGCTGATGGTCGATGGTCACCTGGTGCTGATCGCCCCGGACGCCTCTCTGCTCGACGGCCTGGGGCAGCGCCATGCGCTGCACGATCCGATGGATGTGCTGCTGGCCATCCTGCTGGACAACCTGCACCACTACCTGGGGCACCTGAAGGTGATCAAGATGGTCGCCCGCGAACTGCAGCAGCGCTTCGAGCAGTCGCTGGAAAACCACCACCTGATGCAGATGTTCAACCTTAGCGAGAGCCTGATCCACTACATCAACGCCATCCACAGCAATGGCGCGGTGCTCTCGCGCTTGCGCGCCCATGGCGAGAAGCGCCATTTCAACCCCGAGGTGCTGGCCCTGATCGACGATCTGGTCATCGAGAACAACCAGTGCCACAAGCAGGCCGAAATCTACTCGACGGTGTTAGCCGGCTTGATGGACGCTCGCGGCAACCTTGCCAACAACGCGATGAACGAGACCCTGCGCAAGCTCACCCTGATCAACGTTGTGTTCCTGCCGCTGAACCTGATCGCCAGCATTGGCGGTATGTCCGAGTTCAGCATGATGACGGCAGGCGTGCCCTGGTGGCTGGCCTATGCCGTGCTGGTGCTGGCGATGCTGCTGCTGGGCGTGCTCATGGTGCTGGCGCTCAAGCGCCTGGCCAGGGGGCGTCGGCCCGTGGTGCCCCTTGCGCAAACCGAGCGCCCCGTTGCGCGGCCGGCCCCCTCATTCCCTGGTATCGCCAATTGGAGAGCGCCATGA
- a CDS encoding RimK family protein, with protein sequence MSSFQEPLPGWPGESSHSSTAGIIYPLTLDNKSSQLVIIVERREDWASYLPSEDVVTAQEYLEEPREADNGKRVQVINLCRNYKYLGHGYYCSLLAEARGHKVIPSVRSISELTRKSLYGLALDDMARSLESALANHPYGETEGFTLTLYFGRTDLEPLQDIARQLFESFPCPILLVEFRKTSTWHIAGVKAGALHKLREDQQDPFANALDGFSRRIWRQPRSRRVARYDLAILHDPDEALPPSNPKALEHFIRAGRQLGVDVELIGKKDYARLAEYDALLIRETTSVDNHTYRFAKKAESEGLVVMDDPASILRCTNKVYLTDLLRSHRLAMPASEILYRDNPQALEGIGERLGFPLVLKIPDGCFSRGVIKVKDPSELQAATAELFEHSVLLLAQEYLYTEYDWRIGVLNRKPIFACQYFMSKGHWQIFNHQAQRDEVNGECRTLAVHEAPRAVVELAVKAANLIGDGLYGVDLKQVGERVVVIEVNDNPNLDAGIEDAYLHDDLYTLVLEEFIRRLEQKRRGQAW encoded by the coding sequence ATGTCTTCGTTTCAGGAACCTTTACCTGGCTGGCCCGGGGAAAGTTCACACTCAAGTACAGCTGGTATTATTTATCCACTGACGCTGGATAATAAGTCAAGTCAGCTGGTTATCATCGTTGAACGGCGTGAGGACTGGGCTTCGTACCTGCCCAGCGAGGACGTCGTGACGGCCCAGGAGTACCTGGAGGAGCCACGCGAAGCCGATAATGGCAAGCGTGTCCAGGTAATAAACCTATGTCGTAATTACAAGTATCTAGGTCACGGTTATTATTGTTCGTTGTTGGCCGAGGCGCGAGGGCATAAAGTCATTCCCTCGGTCAGAAGTATCAGTGAGTTGACCCGTAAGTCGTTATACGGATTGGCCCTCGACGACATGGCGCGCAGCCTCGAGAGTGCCTTGGCCAATCACCCCTATGGAGAAACCGAAGGGTTCACCCTGACCCTGTATTTCGGCCGTACCGATCTGGAACCGCTGCAGGACATCGCCCGCCAGCTGTTCGAAAGTTTCCCGTGCCCGATCCTGCTGGTGGAGTTCCGCAAGACCAGCACCTGGCATATCGCCGGGGTCAAGGCCGGTGCGCTGCACAAGTTGCGTGAAGACCAGCAGGACCCGTTCGCCAACGCCCTCGATGGCTTCAGTCGCAGGATCTGGCGCCAGCCACGCTCGCGCCGGGTGGCGCGATACGACCTGGCGATCCTCCACGACCCTGACGAAGCGCTGCCGCCTTCCAACCCCAAGGCACTGGAACACTTCATCCGCGCCGGGCGCCAGTTGGGGGTCGATGTCGAGCTGATCGGCAAGAAAGACTATGCCCGCCTGGCCGAGTACGACGCGTTGCTGATCCGCGAGACCACCAGCGTCGACAACCACACCTACCGCTTTGCCAAGAAGGCCGAGAGCGAAGGGCTGGTGGTAATGGACGACCCGGCATCGATTCTGCGCTGCACCAACAAGGTGTACCTGACCGACCTGCTGCGCAGCCATCGCCTGGCCATGCCGGCCAGCGAGATCCTCTACCGCGACAATCCTCAGGCCCTGGAAGGCATCGGCGAGCGGTTGGGCTTTCCGCTGGTGCTGAAGATTCCCGACGGCTGTTTCTCCCGGGGCGTGATCAAGGTCAAGGACCCCAGCGAACTCCAGGCCGCCACCGCCGAACTGTTCGAGCATTCGGTACTGCTTCTCGCCCAGGAATACCTCTACACCGAGTACGACTGGCGTATCGGCGTGCTCAACCGCAAGCCGATTTTTGCCTGCCAGTACTTCATGTCCAAGGGCCACTGGCAGATCTTCAACCACCAGGCCCAGCGCGACGAAGTCAACGGCGAGTGCCGCACCCTGGCCGTGCACGAGGCGCCGCGGGCGGTGGTGGAGCTGGCGGTCAAGGCCGCCAACCTGATCGGCGATGGCCTGTACGGCGTCGACCTCAAGCAGGTCGGCGAGCGGGTGGTGGTAATAGAGGTCAACGACAACCCCAACCTCGACGCAGGCATCGAGGATGCCTACCTGCACGACGACCTCTACACCCTGGTGCTGGAGGAATTCATCCGTCGCCTGGAGCAGAAGCGCCGGGGGCAAGCCTGGTAA
- a CDS encoding peptidase C39 family protein codes for MHIEFRLATVDDLPALLALENQCFAIDRLTPRSFRWMLSHANASLLVAQRDGQLMGYALLLFHRGTSLARLYSIAIAEQARGHGLGARLLEQAEHCALEHERAYLRLEVRTDNPKAIALYERHGYRRFAQVDDYYEDHTSALRYEKRILQHPAGETRPVPYYAQTTDFTCGPACLLMAMAALRSQRPPSRREELRLWREATTVFMTSGHGGCSPHGLALAAWRRGFRVRLLLNTEGPLFLDGVRQPGKKEVMRLVHEDFCAELQDSDVEVARQAPDLPRVLAEGGLALVLISNYRLTGSKAPHWVLVTACDDDYVYLHDPDTDHARHRHALDCQHLPVSHQEFQRMSLFGGRKLRAAVVLFERECALGQR; via the coding sequence ATGCACATCGAATTTCGCCTGGCAACTGTTGACGACCTGCCGGCCCTGCTGGCGCTGGAGAACCAGTGCTTCGCCATCGACCGGCTGACCCCGCGCAGCTTTCGCTGGATGCTGTCCCACGCCAACGCCAGCCTGCTGGTGGCGCAACGCGACGGACAACTGATGGGTTATGCACTGTTACTCTTCCACCGTGGCACCTCGCTGGCCCGGCTGTATTCCATCGCCATTGCCGAACAGGCGCGTGGCCATGGCCTTGGCGCCCGCTTGCTGGAACAGGCCGAACACTGCGCTCTGGAGCACGAACGCGCCTACCTGCGTCTTGAGGTACGCACCGACAATCCCAAGGCCATTGCCCTGTACGAACGCCATGGCTACCGCCGCTTCGCCCAGGTCGACGACTACTACGAAGACCACACCAGCGCCCTGCGCTACGAAAAGCGCATCCTCCAGCACCCGGCGGGCGAGACGCGACCGGTTCCCTACTACGCCCAGACCACCGATTTCACCTGCGGCCCGGCCTGCCTGCTGATGGCGATGGCCGCGCTGCGATCGCAGCGCCCGCCAAGCCGCCGCGAGGAACTGCGCCTGTGGCGCGAGGCAACCACCGTGTTCATGACCTCAGGCCACGGCGGCTGCAGCCCCCACGGGCTGGCGCTGGCCGCATGGCGTCGGGGCTTTCGCGTGCGGCTGCTGCTCAATACCGAAGGGCCGTTGTTTCTCGACGGCGTGCGCCAGCCCGGCAAGAAGGAGGTCATGCGCCTGGTTCATGAGGACTTCTGCGCCGAATTGCAGGACAGCGACGTGGAGGTCGCCCGGCAGGCCCCCGACCTGCCCCGGGTATTGGCCGAAGGCGGCCTGGCGCTGGTGCTGATCAGCAACTATCGGCTGACCGGTAGCAAGGCGCCGCACTGGGTGCTGGTCACCGCCTGCGACGACGACTACGTCTACCTGCACGACCCCGACACCGACCACGCTCGCCACCGACATGCCCTGGACTGCCAGCACTTGCCGGTCAGCCACCAGGAGTTCCAGCGCATGAGCCTGTTCGGTGGGCGCAAGTTGCGGGCGGCGGTGGTGCTGTTCGAGCGCGAATGCGCCTTGGGCCAGAGATGA
- a CDS encoding RHS repeat-associated core domain-containing protein codes for MDQLPELMLAIGQEVTMTTTKMLASDWMQTPQVAQSGALRLPCSHAPYGHRSAPTGAPDTGLTGQRRETGLGWYLLGNGHRCYSPVLMRFHSPDLTNSPWSGGGVNSYIYCQGDPINFHDRSGRIKSLANSTVSTSPYQNFSTATNTTAGIMPGVTALSFHAISKMNSANISGTDAAILAAGGVGAAIYAAGKVARYTYDENVATILEDVGTTVVNVSGIASVAAFYKSTKDAQFQNLADQHICSSPLMSPTGTDHVDSLFSSRPSTPARVNVIGGRALYVSSSSTPSNSAHSSRATLSTPGFIGNIKNIFNFITGNKVRSSETINLDDL; via the coding sequence ATGGATCAACTTCCTGAACTTATGTTGGCAATTGGACAAGAGGTCACCATGACGACCACAAAGATGCTCGCGTCCGACTGGATGCAGACGCCACAAGTTGCGCAAAGCGGAGCGCTGCGCTTGCCTTGCAGCCATGCACCTTACGGTCACCGCAGCGCACCGACTGGCGCTCCGGATACAGGACTCACCGGACAACGGCGCGAGACCGGACTGGGCTGGTACCTGCTGGGCAACGGCCACAGGTGCTATAGCCCTGTGCTGATGCGCTTCCACTCTCCTGATTTGACCAACAGTCCTTGGAGCGGAGGGGGCGTCAACAGTTATATCTACTGCCAGGGGGATCCAATCAACTTCCATGATCGAAGTGGCCGAATCAAAAGCTTGGCGAATTCCACGGTAAGCACGTCCCCGTATCAGAATTTCAGCACAGCGACGAATACCACGGCAGGCATCATGCCTGGCGTCACTGCACTCTCATTCCACGCTATCAGTAAGATGAACTCAGCGAATATTTCTGGTACCGACGCAGCTATTTTGGCTGCTGGAGGTGTCGGTGCAGCTATTTATGCCGCAGGAAAAGTGGCGAGATACACATATGACGAGAATGTAGCCACTATATTGGAAGATGTAGGTACCACGGTTGTGAACGTATCAGGCATCGCCTCAGTTGCCGCATTCTACAAATCCACAAAAGATGCACAATTTCAAAACCTTGCAGATCAACATATTTGCTCGTCACCGTTAATGTCACCTACGGGCACTGACCATGTCGACTCGCTTTTCTCTTCGAGGCCCTCAACCCCAGCCAGAGTTAATGTGATAGGAGGCAGAGCCTTGTATGTTTCATCCTCCTCGACACCCAGCAACAGTGCTCATTCATCCAGGGCCACTCTGTCCACGCCCGGATTCATAGGAAACATTAAGAATATATTCAACTTTATCACTGGAAATAAAGTACGCTCATCAGAGACCATCAACCTTGACGACCTTTGA
- a CDS encoding RHS repeat-associated core domain-containing protein, protein MKKYNHPTSFSGSKLLTIDRSGSVLDLLIKPFSYSCFGYLPADHGLSVMLAFNALPLEPSIGCYLLGNGRRAYNPMLMRFQSPDALSPFEAGGLNAYGYCEGDPMNWQDKSGQARSFIEKIMSFVGNDHVEHVEFVQPTPPTPPNTPEPSRADRTPGHAASRKEVKFSEKASIAAYGLIDAPDVEKKYQHTAKAKFELEEAESEYKANPTNKNKIRLGKAVDKQRSATVQFKISRKTTPPFYTPPVTYQENIRTE, encoded by the coding sequence ATGAAAAAGTATAATCACCCGACTAGTTTCTCCGGCAGCAAGCTGCTGACCATTGACCGCAGTGGTTCCGTACTGGATCTGCTGATAAAGCCATTTTCATATTCCTGCTTCGGTTACCTACCCGCCGATCATGGGCTATCCGTAATGCTGGCTTTCAATGCACTGCCGCTAGAGCCTTCTATTGGCTGCTATCTGCTGGGCAACGGTCGACGGGCCTACAACCCTATGTTGATGCGCTTCCAATCCCCGGATGCACTAAGCCCATTCGAAGCCGGGGGGCTCAACGCGTATGGTTACTGTGAGGGTGACCCGATGAACTGGCAGGACAAATCAGGGCAGGCTCGCAGTTTCATCGAAAAGATTATGAGCTTTGTAGGAAACGACCATGTGGAACATGTGGAATTTGTACAGCCCACTCCGCCCACTCCCCCCAACACACCAGAGCCAAGCAGAGCGGACAGAACACCTGGACATGCGGCGTCAAGAAAAGAAGTAAAATTCTCTGAAAAAGCCAGCATTGCAGCCTATGGACTTATAGACGCGCCCGACGTAGAAAAAAAATACCAACACACCGCCAAGGCCAAATTCGAACTTGAAGAAGCAGAGTCCGAATATAAAGCCAACCCAACAAATAAAAACAAAATAAGGCTTGGCAAAGCAGTTGACAAACAGCGAAGCGCGACCGTCCAGTTCAAAATTTCCAGAAAAACCACACCACCATTTTATACACCCCCAGTCACTTACCAGGAAAATATAAGAACCGAATAA
- a CDS encoding GNAT family N-acetyltransferase — protein MAIFLNDPSFERMEHYHDNPHLRAELNALTRQTYGFDFEAWYQAGFWQADNQPCSLVRDGKMLANASANLLDFTLGGQHMRCVQIGTVMTAPEARGRGYSRYLMEVLVERWAGHCDLLYLFANSTVLDLYPKFGFRRVVEHEYFQPWSAQPRATTFHPVNLDDGEQRQRFIDALEKSCSQARLSLVPNVSLTMFYCDGTYREAVFHSAEHEAYVVIEHDGERMVLVDVFCERELVLADVVAELVTATTREVVLGFAPLHSDGFATRVVDSDDALFVWGAAPTSVDGQALMFPLLSHT, from the coding sequence ATGGCAATCTTCCTCAATGATCCCTCCTTTGAGCGGATGGAGCACTACCACGACAACCCGCATCTGCGCGCCGAACTCAACGCCCTCACCCGCCAGACCTATGGCTTCGACTTCGAAGCCTGGTACCAGGCCGGTTTCTGGCAAGCCGACAACCAGCCGTGCTCACTGGTTCGCGACGGAAAGATGCTAGCCAACGCCTCGGCCAACCTGCTCGACTTCACCCTCGGTGGCCAACATATGCGCTGCGTTCAGATCGGCACGGTGATGACTGCGCCCGAAGCACGAGGCCGTGGCTACAGCCGTTATCTGATGGAAGTGCTGGTCGAGCGCTGGGCAGGCCACTGCGACCTGCTGTACCTGTTCGCCAACAGCACCGTACTCGATCTCTATCCCAAGTTTGGTTTTCGCCGAGTGGTCGAACACGAGTACTTCCAACCCTGGTCGGCGCAGCCACGAGCCACGACCTTCCACCCGGTGAATCTGGATGATGGCGAACAACGTCAACGCTTCATCGATGCGCTGGAAAAGAGTTGTTCACAGGCACGACTGAGCCTGGTGCCGAATGTGTCGCTGACGATGTTCTATTGCGATGGGACATACCGGGAGGCGGTGTTCCATTCCGCAGAGCACGAGGCCTATGTGGTGATCGAACATGATGGCGAGCGGATGGTGCTGGTGGACGTGTTCTGCGAACGCGAACTGGTGCTCGCCGATGTGGTGGCTGAACTGGTCACGGCTACGACCCGGGAGGTAGTGCTGGGGTTTGCGCCGCTACATAGCGATGGCTTCGCGACGCGAGTTGTGGATAGCGATGATGCGCTGTTCGTCTGGGGCGCGGCACCCACCAGTGTCGATGGACAGGCGCTGATGTTTCCATTGCTGTCCCATACCTGA
- a CDS encoding NAD(P)-dependent alcohol dehydrogenase: MSTKALYVLPGGGYDKVQVGTCETAAPKAGEITVRLHASSLNYHDFAVVSGMWGPSERRIPMADGAGDVVAVGAGVSEFQVGDAVVSTFFPDWLDGQPQVEGFASVPGDGIDGYAREQVTARATAFTLAPRGYSHAESATLTTAGLTAWRALMSDDHLKPGDSVLVQGTGGVSIFALQFAKLAGATVIATSSSDAKLERLKALGADHLINYKATPAWGEKVRELTGGRGVDHVIEVGGPATLEQSMIAARIGGHVSLIGILTGVAGQLPLVQALVRQIRLQGVLVGSRAQQQAMVRAIDANGLRPVVDKHFELEQMVEAFRYQESNRHFGKICLTW; this comes from the coding sequence ATGAGCACCAAGGCCCTCTACGTTCTGCCCGGCGGCGGCTACGACAAGGTCCAGGTCGGCACCTGCGAAACCGCCGCGCCCAAGGCCGGTGAGATCACCGTGCGCCTGCACGCCAGCTCCCTCAACTACCACGACTTCGCCGTGGTCAGTGGCATGTGGGGGCCGAGCGAGCGGCGCATCCCGATGGCCGACGGCGCCGGTGACGTGGTCGCGGTAGGGGCAGGGGTCAGTGAGTTCCAGGTCGGCGATGCGGTAGTCAGCACCTTCTTCCCTGACTGGCTCGATGGTCAGCCCCAGGTCGAGGGTTTCGCCAGCGTGCCCGGTGACGGCATCGACGGCTATGCCCGTGAACAGGTAACCGCCCGGGCCACCGCCTTCACCCTCGCACCCAGAGGTTACAGCCATGCCGAGTCGGCGACGCTGACCACCGCCGGCCTCACCGCCTGGCGCGCCTTGATGAGCGACGATCACCTCAAGCCCGGTGACAGCGTGCTGGTGCAGGGCACCGGTGGCGTGTCGATCTTTGCCCTGCAGTTCGCCAAGCTGGCCGGCGCCACGGTGATCGCCACCTCGTCCAGCGATGCCAAGCTCGAGCGCCTCAAGGCACTGGGCGCGGATCACCTGATCAACTACAAGGCCACGCCTGCCTGGGGCGAAAAGGTCCGTGAACTCACCGGCGGCCGTGGCGTGGACCATGTGATCGAAGTCGGCGGCCCGGCCACCCTGGAGCAGTCGATGATCGCGGCGCGCATCGGTGGCCACGTGTCGTTGATCGGCATTCTCACCGGCGTGGCCGGGCAGTTGCCGTTGGTGCAGGCGCTGGTACGGCAGATCCGCCTGCAGGGCGTGCTGGTGGGCAGCCGCGCCCAGCAGCAGGCGATGGTCCGCGCCATCGACGCCAATGGCCTGCGGCCGGTGGTGGACAAGCATTTCGAACTGGAGCAGATGGTCGAGGCGTTCAGGTATCAGGAGAGCAACCGGCATTTCGGCAAGATCTGCCTGACCTGGTGA
- a CDS encoding HAD family hydrolase: MSLGDIRHWVFDMDGTLTVAVHDFAAIREALDIPSEHDILTHLAALPAPEAAAKHAWLLEHERDLAIASQAADGAVELVRELARRDCRLAILTRNARELAHVTLEAIGLADCFPVAHILGRDEAAPKPSPDGLLQIAQAWGVSPGEMVMVGDYRFDLDCGRAAGTRTVLVNLPDNPWPQLADWHAADCRALRALLG; encoded by the coding sequence ATGAGCCTGGGCGACATTCGCCACTGGGTGTTCGACATGGACGGCACCCTGACGGTTGCCGTGCATGACTTCGCGGCCATCCGCGAAGCGCTCGATATCCCGTCCGAGCACGACATCCTCACCCACCTGGCAGCCTTGCCGGCACCGGAGGCGGCAGCCAAGCATGCCTGGCTGCTGGAGCATGAGCGCGACCTGGCGATCGCCTCCCAGGCCGCCGACGGCGCCGTGGAGCTGGTGCGCGAACTGGCCCGACGCGACTGCCGGCTGGCCATTCTCACGCGCAATGCCCGCGAGCTTGCCCACGTGACCCTCGAGGCCATCGGCCTGGCTGACTGCTTCCCGGTTGCACATATCCTCGGTCGCGACGAAGCGGCCCCCAAGCCCAGCCCGGACGGGTTGTTGCAGATCGCCCAGGCTTGGGGTGTGAGCCCCGGTGAAATGGTGATGGTCGGTGACTACCGCTTCGACCTCGACTGCGGGCGGGCCGCGGGCACCCGCACCGTGCTGGTCAACTTGCCGGACAATCCCTGGCCGCAGCTGGCTGACTGGCACGCGGCCGATTGCCGGGCGTTGAGGGCGTTGCTCGGCTGA